In Aristaeella hokkaidonensis, the following are encoded in one genomic region:
- a CDS encoding helix-turn-helix domain-containing protein has translation MMYLSANLKKYRIMKELTQEDVAEYLGITAQSVSKWERGESYPDITFLPALANIFETSVDLLLGMDTIRAEETRRGIHAKAVAYQQEEDYEAAAKTYREALLTYPNDPGMMLGLAGALALQGETAEAIELMEKGLPLSANEKQKATIRAALCFLYLKAGKEDKANALASRLPHMRESREVIQPLVQSTMDSAAIEENVRKILLG, from the coding sequence ATGATGTATCTGTCAGCAAACCTGAAAAAATACAGGATCATGAAAGAACTGACCCAGGAAGATGTGGCTGAATATCTGGGAATTACGGCGCAAAGCGTTTCCAAGTGGGAACGGGGGGAATCGTATCCGGATATCACGTTCCTGCCCGCGCTGGCGAATATCTTTGAAACCAGCGTGGACCTGCTGCTGGGGATGGATACGATCCGGGCGGAAGAAACCCGGCGGGGGATCCACGCCAAAGCGGTGGCATATCAGCAGGAGGAGGATTATGAGGCGGCCGCGAAGACCTATCGGGAAGCACTGCTGACCTATCCGAACGACCCCGGCATGATGCTGGGGCTGGCAGGAGCCCTGGCGCTGCAGGGCGAAACCGCGGAAGCCATTGAACTGATGGAAAAAGGCCTGCCGCTTTCCGCGAACGAAAAGCAGAAGGCCACCATCCGGGCCGCGTTATGCTTCCTGTACCTGAAGGCCGGAAAAGAAGACAAGGCAAATGCCCTGGCCTCTCGGCTGCCGCACATGAGGGAAAGCCGGGAAGTTATACAGCCGCTCGTTCAAAGCACCATGGACAGTGCAGCGATTGAGGAGAATGTGAGGAAGATACTCTTAGGATGA
- a CDS encoding creatininase family protein, translating into MKDLSLMTWKEIQAADKKKSIVFVVMAPIEEHGWCLPLATDLLEGVYWSKGAMQKLEQRLGAECFYLPPFPVAAASVNEFYGSIHFSMKDTCRIACGILESIQCMGFWHIVVIASHADPQHQIAIEKAVRKANARNGLSVFAPMGQIFMGVGVKPLAQLEAFEKEHGNDYHAGWIETSSLLDIDEQYVREGFRELPSSRITDRDMIFRKKQLEAMGEYGHIGSPDLATKELGKQLNDNCIDSICDAVEKFYHRSEYEKYGEYTLYKILPLHIGFLGKVRRRKVAK; encoded by the coding sequence ATGAAAGATTTGAGCCTTATGACCTGGAAGGAAATACAGGCGGCTGACAAGAAAAAGAGTATTGTTTTTGTGGTGATGGCGCCAATTGAAGAACACGGATGGTGTCTTCCGCTGGCCACAGATCTGCTGGAAGGAGTATACTGGAGCAAAGGAGCAATGCAAAAACTGGAGCAGCGGCTGGGAGCAGAATGTTTTTATCTCCCTCCGTTTCCGGTTGCGGCAGCTTCCGTAAATGAGTTTTACGGATCCATTCATTTCTCCATGAAGGATACTTGCAGAATTGCCTGCGGGATACTGGAAAGTATACAATGTATGGGATTCTGGCATATTGTTGTGATCGCTTCCCATGCGGATCCGCAGCACCAGATCGCGATTGAAAAGGCGGTCAGGAAGGCAAACGCCAGGAACGGGCTGAGCGTTTTTGCGCCGATGGGGCAGATCTTTATGGGCGTTGGTGTGAAGCCGTTGGCACAGCTGGAAGCTTTTGAAAAAGAACACGGCAATGATTATCATGCCGGATGGATTGAAACTTCAAGCCTGCTGGATATTGATGAGCAGTATGTGCGGGAAGGATTCAGGGAACTGCCGTCATCAAGGATCACAGACAGGGATATGATCTTCCGAAAGAAACAGCTGGAGGCCATGGGTGAGTACGGCCATATCGGTTCACCAGATCTGGCAACAAAAGAACTGGGCAAACAGTTGAATGACAACTGTATTGATTCAATCTGTGATGCGGTGGAGAAGTTCTACCACAGAAGCGAATATGAAAAGTACGGGGAGTATACTTTATATAAAATCCTCCCGCTGCATATCGGATTCCTGGGAAAAGTCAGGAGAAGGAAGGTGGCTAAATGA
- a CDS encoding MerR family transcriptional regulator: protein MTYTRGQFAVMGNVGRKALRLYHEEGLLAPVSINEENGYHYYDDTQLETLERIKRLRKIGLSLFEIKQILDGKVQEEEIVDSKIREKDELLKELKALAGETGKQETAYDGKPDTQPFERTKCICIEENVELENLGMSVGKLYERVAREGMNAEGSHFVRYEGLLDDGKFRMITCLPVSQYAGEDTMEIWEPHCLHLNYPGGFSKVSEAHRIIRKYAEEQGIKLTDRVYEVYNKNMTIDVYYTIS, encoded by the coding sequence ATGACGTATACAAGAGGACAGTTCGCGGTAATGGGAAACGTGGGGAGAAAAGCACTGCGGCTGTATCACGAAGAGGGGCTCCTGGCGCCTGTCAGCATTAACGAGGAAAACGGATATCACTATTATGACGACACACAGCTGGAAACCCTGGAGAGAATCAAAAGACTCCGGAAAATCGGATTATCCCTTTTTGAAATCAAGCAGATCCTGGATGGGAAGGTTCAGGAAGAGGAGATTGTCGACAGTAAGATCAGGGAGAAGGATGAACTGCTGAAAGAGCTGAAGGCACTGGCCGGAGAAACCGGGAAGCAGGAAACAGCTTATGACGGTAAACCGGATACACAGCCTTTTGAAAGAACAAAGTGTATCTGCATCGAAGAGAATGTGGAACTGGAAAACCTGGGCATGTCGGTGGGGAAACTGTATGAAAGGGTTGCCCGGGAGGGAATGAATGCAGAAGGTTCTCATTTTGTGAGATATGAAGGGCTGCTGGATGACGGGAAATTCAGGATGATTACCTGCCTGCCTGTTTCACAGTATGCTGGCGAGGATACGATGGAGATTTGGGAACCCCACTGCCTGCACCTGAATTATCCGGGAGGCTTTTCCAAAGTATCCGAAGCGCACAGGATTATCCGGAAATACGCGGAGGAACAAGGAATAAAGCTGACAGACAGGGTATATGAAGTGTACAACAAAAACATGACGATAGACGTCTACTATACGATCAGCTGA
- a CDS encoding peptidoglycan-binding protein, with the protein MISAVLAVCMLLSFLPAQAEGTDIKALQTRLLDLGYEIGKADGILGKKSSAAIALAQTLLAEQGFDIQSTGTPDAKTVELIMKEENSGLLQMLVKGSWGSRVKEVQQKLIGLNLMRSHADGQYGTNTATAVLTFEKQLAEQLPDQIKPDGKLTTDEYKLLMSDLSKYGFEAPIYFDDTRPETLKETYLYAKHACLINASTGETLLEKAADEPAEPASTTKIMTLLTALSLCDPDKSVVIPEEAADIPADSTRVPVTPGETMIMRDLLYGMMIRSGNDAANAVAVLCSGSVDAFAEEMNKTAVKLGMENSHFVNPHGYTAEGHYTSARDLVKAARYGLTLKEFREIVTCMWYTLPKTEKRDEELVITQKWEIFNPLSEYYIPNAAGVKSGYTSTAGFCYVGAYQENGITLIAAVMGGQGRNMAWTDLKRLFAYGMAVTN; encoded by the coding sequence ATGATAAGTGCAGTGCTGGCTGTCTGCATGCTCCTGTCGTTCCTGCCTGCACAAGCTGAGGGAACGGATATTAAAGCTTTGCAGACGCGCCTGCTTGACCTGGGATATGAGATCGGCAAAGCAGACGGGATCCTCGGCAAGAAGTCTTCCGCGGCGATTGCACTGGCGCAGACACTGCTGGCGGAACAGGGATTTGATATACAATCAACCGGAACTCCTGATGCGAAGACGGTTGAGCTGATCATGAAAGAAGAAAACAGCGGATTGCTCCAGATGCTGGTGAAAGGCAGCTGGGGAAGCCGGGTTAAGGAAGTTCAGCAGAAGCTGATCGGCCTGAACCTGATGCGGAGCCATGCGGACGGACAGTACGGCACGAACACAGCAACCGCAGTGCTTACATTTGAAAAACAGCTGGCGGAACAGTTGCCGGACCAGATTAAACCGGATGGTAAACTTACTACAGACGAATATAAGCTGCTGATGAGCGACCTGAGCAAATATGGATTTGAAGCGCCGATCTATTTTGACGATACTCGTCCGGAAACCCTGAAAGAAACATATCTTTACGCGAAGCATGCTTGCCTGATCAATGCGTCAACCGGAGAAACCCTGTTGGAGAAAGCTGCGGATGAACCGGCTGAACCGGCCAGTACGACAAAGATCATGACGCTGTTGACGGCGCTTTCCTTATGCGATCCGGACAAGTCAGTTGTGATTCCAGAAGAGGCGGCGGACATCCCGGCGGACAGTACCCGGGTGCCGGTGACTCCCGGTGAAACGATGATCATGCGGGATCTTCTCTACGGTATGATGATTCGCTCCGGCAATGACGCGGCGAATGCGGTGGCGGTACTTTGTTCCGGAAGCGTGGATGCTTTTGCGGAAGAGATGAACAAGACCGCAGTAAAGCTGGGGATGGAAAACTCCCATTTTGTGAATCCACATGGTTATACGGCAGAGGGACACTATACCTCGGCAAGGGATCTGGTAAAGGCGGCGCGGTACGGACTGACACTGAAGGAATTCCGGGAAATTGTGACTTGCATGTGGTATACCCTGCCGAAGACGGAAAAACGGGATGAAGAGTTGGTGATAACCCAGAAATGGGAGATATTCAATCCTTTGTCAGAATACTATATTCCCAACGCAGCAGGGGTCAAAAGCGGTTATACTTCCACTGCCGGTTTCTGCTATGTGGGTGCCTACCAGGAAAACGGCATTACTCTGATTGCGGCTGTGATGGGTGGCCAGGGCAGGAATATGGCCTGGACAGACCTGAAGCGGCTGTTTGCGTATGGAATGGCCGTAACAAATTAA
- a CDS encoding helix-turn-helix domain-containing protein: protein MDLNMGSVIKRLRTEHSVTQEELAAYLRISFQAVSKWETGTTMPDITLLPKLAAFFGVRIDELFSVNHEDELERIDNMLKREAMTDQNYAYAKRVLDRVLQENPKDTGAVKRYAKVYLAKTNTDLLAAGRMLEKAMEESPLDEEVYSLYRAVRGGGEYEQHSANDWFIRVCEPYARKYPQNRNLYRMLIEAMISKKYFDRAEELLNAVQFEGENRYMKEVLLGDIAQARGEAQKAKEIWNSIPEDDWLGQYEAGERFNRLNEYEKTIECFNNAYKAQSAPHKLDMMYSLAFLYKKLERYAEAKKAWELITETLLTEYGMTEEDNDVQWPKREIAQLEALMQ from the coding sequence ATGGATTTAAATATGGGAAGCGTGATCAAAAGACTGCGGACTGAGCATTCGGTCACGCAGGAAGAACTGGCCGCGTATCTGAGGATCTCATTCCAGGCGGTGAGCAAATGGGAAACAGGAACCACTATGCCGGATATTACGCTGCTGCCGAAGCTGGCGGCATTCTTCGGAGTCCGGATTGATGAGCTGTTCTCCGTGAATCATGAGGATGAACTGGAACGGATTGACAACATGCTGAAGCGTGAAGCCATGACGGATCAGAACTATGCCTACGCAAAGCGCGTGCTGGACAGGGTACTGCAGGAGAATCCGAAAGATACCGGCGCTGTGAAACGGTACGCAAAGGTTTATCTGGCGAAAACGAATACTGACCTGCTGGCGGCGGGACGGATGCTGGAAAAAGCGATGGAAGAAAGCCCGCTGGATGAAGAGGTATACTCCCTGTACCGGGCAGTGCGCGGCGGAGGCGAGTATGAACAACACAGCGCTAATGACTGGTTTATCCGGGTCTGTGAGCCGTATGCCAGGAAATATCCGCAGAACCGGAACCTGTATAGGATGCTGATTGAAGCGATGATCAGCAAAAAGTATTTTGACAGGGCCGAGGAACTGCTGAACGCGGTACAGTTTGAAGGGGAAAACCGGTATATGAAGGAGGTTCTGCTCGGGGATATCGCGCAGGCCAGGGGAGAAGCGCAGAAGGCGAAGGAGATCTGGAACAGCATTCCTGAAGATGACTGGCTGGGACAGTATGAAGCGGGTGAGCGGTTCAACCGGCTCAATGAATACGAGAAAACCATAGAATGTTTCAACAACGCCTATAAAGCCCAATCGGCTCCGCATAAGCTGGACATGATGTACTCGCTGGCGTTCCTGTACAAGAAACTGGAACGGTACGCGGAGGCGAAGAAGGCCTGGGAACTGATTACTGAAACTCTGCTCACAGAATACGGAATGACAGAAGAGGACAATGACGTACAGTGGCCCAAACGTGAGATTGCCCAGCTGGAAGCATTGATGCAATAA